One genomic window of Stieleria sp. JC731 includes the following:
- the asnS gene encoding asparagine--tRNA ligase — MADWISVKEARQADSIAERIEVRGWVRTRRDSKGGFSFIELNDGSSLGNLQVVAPAELGNYESEIQKLTAGCSIIVQGELKESPAKGQATELHASSIRVLGWADPETYPLQKKRHSFEKLREWAHLRTRTNTLGAVMRVRDQISQSIHGFFHQNRFAYVHTPIITASDCEGAGEMFRVTTLDLERLASSGGPVNYSYDFFDKPTFLTVSGQLEGETYASSLGRIYTFGPTFRAENSNTSRHLAEFWMVEPEAAFFDLADNMDLAEGFLKFVFSETLSNCQEDMEFFDKMIEKGKLDQIKSVIEKPFEHMTYTDAIKVLESSSEKFEYQIEWGSDLQAEHERYLTEKHVGGPLILTDYPSSIKPFYMRLSDDEKTVAAMDVLVPGVGEIIGGSQREERLDVLQKRMAAQSLPEEDYWWYVDLRRYGTVPHAGFGLGLERAVQYVTGMSNIRDVIPFPRTPGHAEF; from the coding sequence ATGGCTGATTGGATTTCCGTCAAAGAGGCCCGTCAGGCTGATTCGATCGCGGAACGTATTGAAGTGCGTGGATGGGTACGCACTCGACGTGACAGCAAGGGCGGTTTCAGTTTCATTGAACTCAACGATGGGTCTTCCCTGGGCAACTTGCAGGTTGTCGCGCCGGCGGAGCTTGGCAATTACGAGAGTGAAATTCAGAAGCTGACGGCGGGTTGCAGCATCATCGTCCAGGGGGAACTGAAAGAATCTCCCGCGAAGGGACAGGCGACGGAACTGCACGCGTCAAGCATTCGTGTGCTCGGGTGGGCCGACCCAGAGACTTATCCCCTGCAGAAGAAACGACACTCGTTCGAAAAGTTACGCGAGTGGGCTCATCTGAGAACACGCACCAACACGCTCGGTGCGGTCATGCGAGTCCGCGACCAGATCAGCCAATCGATCCACGGGTTCTTCCACCAAAATCGATTTGCTTATGTGCATACCCCGATCATCACGGCGAGTGATTGCGAGGGTGCGGGCGAGATGTTTCGCGTGACCACATTGGACCTCGAAAGGCTCGCCTCTTCAGGTGGTCCGGTTAACTATTCGTATGACTTTTTTGACAAGCCAACGTTCTTAACCGTCAGTGGGCAACTCGAAGGCGAAACCTACGCTTCGTCATTGGGCCGGATCTATACGTTTGGTCCGACGTTTCGCGCCGAGAACAGCAACACCAGTCGTCATTTAGCCGAATTCTGGATGGTTGAGCCCGAAGCTGCGTTCTTCGATCTCGCCGACAACATGGATTTGGCGGAAGGGTTTTTGAAATTTGTTTTCAGCGAAACGCTTTCGAATTGTCAGGAGGACATGGAATTCTTTGACAAGATGATCGAAAAAGGAAAGCTTGATCAAATCAAATCGGTCATCGAAAAACCATTCGAACACATGACGTATACCGACGCGATCAAGGTGCTCGAATCTTCGAGCGAAAAATTTGAATATCAAATCGAATGGGGAAGCGATCTACAGGCGGAGCACGAGCGATATCTGACGGAGAAGCATGTCGGTGGCCCATTGATTCTGACCGACTATCCGTCATCGATTAAGCCGTTTTATATGCGTCTCAGTGACGACGAGAAAACGGTCGCGGCGATGGACGTTCTGGTTCCCGGTGTCGGTGAAATCATCGGCGGAAGCCAGCGTGAAGAACGTTTAGACGTCCTGCAAAAACGGATGGCGGCACAGTCGCTTCCCGAAGAAGACTATTGGTGGTACGTCGACTTGCGACGATACGGAACCGTGCCGCATGCAGGTTTCGGATTGGGGCTGGAACGAGCTGTCCAGTATGTTACTGGGATGAGCAATATCCGTGACGTGATCCCGTTCCCGCGGACACCCGGGCACGCCGAGTTTTAG
- a CDS encoding Na+/H+ antiporter NhaC family protein: MEYGAASLLPPLVAIILAILTRQVVFPLLFGVGVGAFILSEPDATWDQPFMGLVIAIWESISDYDHLLALTFSLLLGAMVGVLEAGGAMEDLVTKIASRIKTRRGAQTMIATTGLAVFFDDYANTLLVGGTMRSTADRYKISRSKLAYLVDSTAAPVAGLSLVSTWAATEITYMSDGLSDAGITTASAGFELFMQSIPYRFYPLLALVMVFIVARTDRDFGPMRRAEMNLDLPQGENKRKAKRQPIRHSWIPTIVPVAVCILAVLVVLIVTGHQEIGEKDPSISSLRYLGLIIGNGQSYWALVAGGGAGWLMSIVTHGLICKSAPEFLVKSSLRGAWQMMPAIVILWLAWSLSAMTGKEALDTGGYLSSLLSDTLSPKLLPTCVFIIAGLMAFSTGTSWGTMGILTPLSVTLAIQLDLATGGSGTASSSICLATCGSVLAGAIFGDHCSPISDTTVLSSRASECDHVDHVRTQLPYAVVVAVVCILFGTLPAAWGISPWISLVVGAVVLWAIVRWLGQSNSESQPADVSEIEA, encoded by the coding sequence ATGGAATACGGAGCCGCTTCGCTGTTGCCACCACTGGTGGCGATCATTTTGGCGATACTGACTCGCCAAGTCGTCTTTCCCCTGCTGTTTGGTGTAGGGGTCGGTGCATTCATTCTGTCCGAACCGGATGCGACTTGGGACCAACCGTTTATGGGTTTGGTCATTGCCATTTGGGAATCGATCAGTGACTACGATCACCTACTGGCTCTGACGTTCAGCTTGTTGCTTGGCGCAATGGTTGGTGTGCTTGAAGCTGGTGGCGCGATGGAAGACCTGGTCACCAAAATCGCCTCAAGGATCAAAACTCGCCGCGGTGCTCAGACCATGATCGCGACGACCGGTTTAGCCGTTTTCTTTGACGACTATGCCAACACGCTGTTGGTGGGCGGCACAATGCGATCGACGGCGGATCGCTACAAAATCTCTCGCAGTAAGCTCGCTTATTTGGTCGATTCGACCGCCGCACCGGTCGCCGGACTTTCATTGGTCAGTACCTGGGCGGCCACTGAAATCACTTATATGTCGGACGGGCTTAGTGATGCGGGCATCACCACGGCGTCTGCCGGTTTCGAGCTTTTCATGCAATCGATCCCCTATCGATTCTATCCGCTGTTGGCATTGGTGATGGTGTTCATCGTCGCGCGGACCGATCGTGATTTTGGTCCCATGCGACGTGCCGAAATGAATCTCGATTTGCCTCAGGGTGAGAATAAAAGAAAGGCCAAGCGGCAGCCGATTCGTCACAGTTGGATTCCGACAATCGTTCCCGTTGCGGTTTGTATTTTGGCGGTGCTCGTTGTGCTAATCGTCACCGGTCATCAAGAGATTGGCGAAAAAGATCCGAGCATTTCATCACTACGTTATCTTGGCTTGATTATCGGCAACGGGCAGTCCTATTGGGCATTGGTCGCTGGTGGCGGTGCCGGGTGGCTGATGTCTATCGTGACTCACGGACTGATCTGCAAATCGGCGCCGGAGTTTTTGGTCAAGTCATCGCTACGCGGTGCTTGGCAGATGATGCCGGCGATTGTCATCTTGTGGTTGGCATGGTCGTTATCGGCGATGACAGGGAAAGAAGCTCTCGATACCGGAGGCTATCTATCGAGTTTGCTAAGCGACACGTTAAGTCCGAAGTTGCTACCAACCTGCGTTTTCATCATTGCCGGACTGATGGCATTTTCGACTGGCACCAGCTGGGGAACCATGGGAATTCTGACCCCATTGTCGGTTACCTTGGCGATTCAATTGGACTTGGCGACGGGCGGTTCCGGAACAGCGAGCAGCTCGATTTGCTTGGCAACGTGTGGCAGCGTGTTGGCCGGTGCAATTTTTGGCGACCATTGCTCACCGATCAGCGATACGACGGTGCTTTCGAGCCGGGCGAGCGAATGTGATCACGTCGATCACGTGCGGACTCAGTTGCCTTATGCCGTCGTCGTTGCAGTTGTGTGCATCTTATTTGGTACCCTGCCGGCCGCCTGGGGAATATCACCCTGGATCAGCCTGGTTGTCGGCGCGGTCGTGTTGTGGGCAATCGTTCGTTGGCTGGGCCAGTCAAACTCGGAATCACAGCCCGCTGATGTGTCCGAAATTGAGGCTTGA
- a CDS encoding L,D-transpeptidase: MQTIKTAAIVVLMLTVLYGGYVSMTTPPEPLSEDIADYLVIDEAGGGNLTAEPIIPGVMITEDPNASLSLGEPPAGLLDEMSGHQHHIEAGMSHSNSPSSTATAMLTPPSSSAMGMPGTAFADVTPKPNGEAEKSNAPRALPAVDLSAPTVTPGPIDSYASTSSQFQLPDPATANSNFDPSKGQPFDGGESMSLNSASPNLTDQGNNGSENLGLINAISAADELYGKGQLKEALATLSVFCGMPGTNDVQQEQLMSRLDFLAREVIYSKRHLLEKPHKLSGNESLVELAKEYKVPWQLITNINGIEDPIAVLPGTELKMVRGPFRAEVDLTGKVMTMFLGDLYAGQFEIEVGKEPAPEVGTFTVQDKQTSRTFYGPNGQTIDAGQPSNPYGTAWLDLGGQLCIHGSPNTVKPTDKGCISVAGDYAKDVYGILSQGSTVTIRR; the protein is encoded by the coding sequence GTGCAAACGATCAAGACCGCCGCAATTGTTGTTCTGATGCTGACCGTGCTTTACGGCGGCTATGTTTCAATGACGACCCCTCCAGAGCCTCTCTCGGAGGATATTGCAGATTATTTAGTCATCGATGAGGCTGGTGGCGGCAATTTGACTGCCGAGCCAATCATTCCTGGCGTAATGATCACAGAAGATCCAAATGCCTCATTGTCACTTGGCGAGCCGCCGGCCGGATTGCTGGATGAGATGTCGGGGCATCAGCATCACATCGAAGCTGGCATGAGCCACTCGAATTCGCCAAGCTCGACGGCAACAGCGATGCTGACGCCGCCGTCAAGTTCTGCGATGGGAATGCCTGGAACCGCCTTCGCTGATGTTACACCCAAGCCGAATGGCGAAGCGGAAAAGTCCAACGCCCCACGTGCTTTGCCTGCTGTTGATTTGTCAGCCCCTACTGTGACGCCAGGTCCGATCGACTCCTATGCGTCGACCTCCAGTCAGTTTCAATTGCCAGATCCAGCTACAGCGAATAGCAACTTCGATCCCTCGAAAGGTCAGCCGTTTGATGGCGGTGAATCGATGTCGCTCAATTCGGCTTCGCCAAACCTGACCGATCAGGGCAACAACGGTTCTGAAAACCTCGGTTTGATCAATGCGATTTCCGCGGCTGACGAACTTTATGGGAAGGGTCAGTTGAAAGAAGCGTTGGCAACCCTAAGTGTCTTCTGCGGCATGCCTGGTACCAACGACGTTCAGCAGGAACAGTTGATGAGCCGGCTTGATTTCCTTGCCCGTGAAGTCATCTATTCGAAACGCCATCTGCTGGAAAAACCACACAAGCTAAGCGGCAACGAATCTTTAGTTGAGCTTGCCAAAGAATACAAAGTGCCTTGGCAGTTGATCACGAACATCAACGGAATCGAAGATCCGATCGCCGTTTTGCCAGGGACCGAACTGAAGATGGTACGCGGACCGTTCCGTGCCGAAGTCGACCTGACAGGCAAAGTCATGACGATGTTTCTTGGTGACCTCTACGCCGGTCAATTCGAAATCGAAGTCGGCAAGGAGCCTGCCCCCGAGGTCGGCACATTCACCGTTCAAGACAAGCAAACGTCACGCACATTTTATGGTCCTAACGGACAAACTATCGATGCGGGACAGCCTAGCAATCCCTATGGAACTGCGTGGCTCGACCTCGGCGGGCAACTATGCATTCATGGCAGCCCAAATACCGTCAAGCCCACCGACAAAGGCTGCATCAGCGTTGCCGGTGACTACGCTAAAGATGTTTACGGAATTTTAAGTCAGGGTTCCACAGTCACCATCCGACGCTAA